A stretch of Cucumis sativus cultivar 9930 chromosome 2, Cucumber_9930_V3, whole genome shotgun sequence DNA encodes these proteins:
- the LOC101218101 gene encoding B-cell receptor-associated protein 31: MIQLLFTVIATQMALILTLLFRTPLRKLVIFTLDRLKRGKGPIVVQTIAGTVFVVLLSSVYSMLKIHNRMVEAGEVNPTDQVLMSNHLLEASLMGFLLFLALMIDRLHHYIRELRLLRKTMEVAKKQIRASEDASAEKLKALGEEATTMRNKITKLESEVEVKTKEANDAEAETDALRKQSEEYLLEYDRLLEDNQNLRNQLESIEHASS, translated from the exons ATGATTCAGCTTCTCTTCACCGTAATCGCTACCCAAATGGCTCTGATTTTGACTCTCCTCTTCCGGACTCCTCTCAGGAAGCTTGTCATCTTCACTTTAGATCGTCTTAAGCGCGGTAAAGGCCCTATCGTTGTTCAAACAATCGCCGGAACTGTCTTCGTTGTTCTTCTTTCTAGTGTCTATAGCATGCTTAAGATCCATAATCGCATGGTTGAGGCTGGTGAGGTTAATCCCACCGATCAGGTCCTTATGTCCAATCACTTGCTTGAGGCTTCTCTCATGG GTTTTCTGTTGTTCCTTGCACTGATGATTGATAGACTACATCATTACATCCGAGAGCTTCGACTACTTCGGAAGACCATGGAGGTTGCAAAGAAGCAAATTCGAGCATCAGAGGACGCAAGCGCAGAGAAGCTTAAAGCCCTAGGAGAAGAGGCAACTACCATGAGGaataaaataaccaaattggaATCCGAAGTTGAGGTAAAAACAAAGGAAGCAAATGATGCAGAAGCTGAGACAGATGCTTTAAGAAAGCAATCTGAGGAGTACCTGCTCGAGTACGATCGCTTACTGGAGGACAATCAAAATCTTCGGAATCAGTTGGAGTCAATTGAACATGCCTCTTCGTAA